From Miscanthus floridulus cultivar M001 chromosome 15, ASM1932011v1, whole genome shotgun sequence, the proteins below share one genomic window:
- the LOC136509388 gene encoding uncharacterized protein, which yields MTSLRNAVKWSRTQCPTAWYYDKRVCEDVRLENQFQMNDIFEMYKDQMRCQIVVGVFDQSVASVDQFDALEPLCVIPPDIGNAIPTDSNVNQPSSKADDAPKVPMEAEVEPELEPDREPDMFDNDEEYVGYDDEGMYMPIPPTQPHSSSQPHSNSPPHVSHDAVNDDAHAFPTETEVNDADPEEIHVIHDPEHPKIEKGELFPDIVSFRKAIRHYAVTKGFELAGIKTDPTRYIARCKAERCPWRIHASRLHDKKTIQIKVLPSDHDCPTTKLVVGKMASQDWCADRLGDWLKKNPTKRAKDCKEKLEDDYGIKLKYSKAWSGMKLAIDQIHGRYEESFQLLFNWAAQIEHVSPGSLIEIELDKIGKKQRFRRMFVALKPCVDGFLAGCRPFVGIDASSLHGKYRGQLASATSVDGHNWLYHIAYGIFDSKTEDNWKWFLQQLSRAIGDVPNLVICSDACKGLEKAVGAVFPNAENRECMRHLYQNFLKHYSGDVITDHLYPAARSYTEGLFKFHMHKIAEFAPQSIEYLQTHHSRIWYRCGFSENNKCDYLTNNVSESFNAQVKHLKGLFVHELVDRIRELIMEKRYLRKKIARQWEDGILPGVIKDLNLISNHLKVVKVKVSDDDIAEVTLLDDWNNQKRHTVDLQNRNCSCREWQVTGKPYKHALAWILSNRGIRIQDYVHDYYSVARFKAAYQDRVEPIPDRSQWPIIDLGFKVYPSLLGRGAGRPRVVRIRGSLEKRATQKKVRCKRCGGFGHFAKTCKFPELGEDGEIGQGSSKRKRTTDGNTLYNELEVVEGMKLDRVLIGTVFRSVLSKLLVFLDGAGDKKSIEERADQVHAILLLLCAYLNSQ from the exons ATGACCAGCTTGCGCAATGCTGTCAAATGGTCTCGTACTCAGTGCCCAACTGCTTGGTACTATGACAAAAGGGTGTGTGAAGATGTCAGACTAGAAAACCAGTTCCAGATGAATGACATATTTGAGATGTATAAGGACCAGATGCGTTGCCAGATTGTTGTAGGAGTGTTTGATCAATCTGTTGCCTCTGTTGATCAGTTTGATGCATTAGAACCTTTATGTGTGATTCCTCCAGACATTGGCAATGCAATCCCTACTGACAGTAATGTTAACCAGCCATCATCTAAGGCAGATGATGCACCAAAGGTTCCCATGGAGGCTGAAGTTGAGCCTGAACTTGAGCCTGACAGGGAGCCCGATATGTTTGATAATGATGAAGAGTATGTGGGTTATGATGATGAGGGAATGTATATGCCAATACCACCAACACAGCCACATAGCAGTTCACAACCTCATAGTAATTCACCTCCACATGTTTCTCATGATGCTGTTAATGATGATGCTCATGCTTTTCCTACTGAGACAGAGGTCAATGATGCAGACCCTGAAGAGATCCATGTGATCCATGACCCAGAGCACCCCAAGATTGAGAAGGGGGAGTTATTTCCTGATATTGTTTCATTTAGGAAAGCTATCAGGCATTACGCTGTGACTAAAGGCTTTGAGTTAGCTGGTATCAAAACAGACCCAACAAGGTATATTGCAAGGTGCAAGGCTGAGCGATGTCCTTGGCGCATACATGCATCTAGGCTACATGATAAAAAGACAATACAG ATCAAAGTACTTCCATCAGATCACGACTGTCCAACTACAAAACTGGTAGTAGGAAAGATGGCATCACAAGATTGGTGTGCAGACAGGTTGGGAGATTGGCTCAAGAAAAATCCAACAAAACGTGCAAAGGATTGCAAGGAGAAGTTGGAAGATGATTATGGCATCAAGCTGAAGTATTCAAAGGCTTGGTCAGGTATGAAGTTAGCAATAGATCAAATCCATGGTAGATATGAGGAAAGTTTTCAGTTGCTATTCAATTGGGCTGCTCAGATTGAACATGTCTCTCCTGGTAGCCTAATAGAGATAGAGCTTGATAAGATTGGTAAAAAGCAAAGATTTAGGAGAATGTTTGTTGCTCTTAAGCCTTGTGTGGATGGTTTTCTGGCTGGATGCAGACCATTTGTGGGTATAGATGCATCTAGTCTGCATGGTAAGTACAGAGGTCAGCTAGCTTCAGCAACCAGTGTAGATGGACATAACTGGTTGTATCATATAGCTTATGGCATTTTTGACTCAAAAACTGAAGATAACTGGAAGTGGTTCTTGCAACAACTTTCCAGAGCAATTGGTGATGTACCAAATCTTGTAATTTGTTCAGATGCATGCAAAGGCCTAGAGAAAGCAGTGGGTGCAGTGTTTCCAAATGCTGAGAATAGGGAATGCATGAGACATTTGTACCAAAACTTTTTGAAGCACTATTCTGGTGATGTAATCACAGACCACCTATATCCTGCTGCTAGAAGCTACACTGAAGGCCTATTCAAGTTCCACATGCACAAGATAGCTGAGTTTGCTCCTCAAAGTATAGAGTATCTTCAGACTCACCACAGCAGGATATGGTATAGGTGTGGGTTCTCAGAAAACAACAAGTGTGATTATTTGACCAACAATGTGTCAGAAAGCTTCAATGCACAGGTGAAGCACCTCAAAGGTTTATTTGTACATGAGCTGGTAGATAGAATTAGAGAGCTAATAATGGAGAAGAGATATTTGAGGAAGAAGATTGCTAGGCAGTGGGAGGATGGAATCCTACCAGGTGTGATAAAGGATCTTAACCTGATCAGCAATCATCTCAAAGTGGTCAAGGTCAAAGTCAGTGACGATGACATTGCTGAAGTGACTCTCTTGGATGACTGGAACAATCAGAAGAGGCACACTGTGGACCTACAGAACCGTAATTGTTCTTGCAGGGAATGGCAGGTGACTGGAAAGCCCTACAAGCATGCTTTGGCCTGGATACTTTCAAACAGAGGGATAAGGATTCAGGATTATGTACACGACTACTATTCTGTTGCTAGATTTAAGGCAGCCTACCAAGACAGGGTTGAGCCTATCCCAGACAGGTCACAGTGGCCTATTATCGACCTTGGCTTCAAAGTGTACCCTTCATTACTGGGCAGAGGTGCAGGCAGACCAAGGGTTGTCAGAATTAGAGGGAGTTTGGAGAAGAGGGCCACTCAAAAGAAGGTCAGGTGCAAGAGATGTGGTGGTTTTGGGCACTTTGCCAAGACCTGCAAGTTCCCAGAACTAGGGGAGGATGGAGAAATAGGACAAGGGTCTTCAAAAAG GAAGAGGACAACT GACGGCAACACCCTTTATAATGAGCTGGAAGTTGTGGAGGGTATGAAACTTGACAGAG TTCTAATTGGAACGGTGTTCAGGTCTGTGCTGTCAAAGCTCCTGGTTTTTCTTGATGGAGCTGGAGACAAGAAGTCTATTGAAGAGAGGGCAGATCAGGTTCATGCAATATTACTCTTATTGTGTGCTTACTTAAATTCACAATAG